A genomic window from Elaeis guineensis isolate ETL-2024a chromosome 3, EG11, whole genome shotgun sequence includes:
- the LOC105032652 gene encoding uncharacterized protein — translation MANHDLILGPSPDLALGNGHRLVLGQSHGLGVGHGHGLGLGHSPDHELGHGHAHNLGLGHHHDSRLFLGYHHPHDEDHGHGHSSDLVLGKNHDPDPGNLAAQNHELELSDDHEMALVATHGGLDGNQGFEQLAIDQSPELALPPSHDMLQAPLAATSILQTRKLVVSPEHQLTVGQDFPDVKSCRRALRDAAIACHFEIQTVKSDKTRFTARCASEGCPWRVHAAKLPGVPTFTIRTINDVHSCSGITHLGHQQASVQWVANSVEERLRENPHYKPKEILEDIHRVHGITLSYKQAWRGKERIMAAVRGSFEEGYRLLPQYCEQVKRTNPGSIASVYRNDIDNCFKHLFISYYASIYGFVNACRPLIGLDRAVLKSKYLGTLLLATGFDGDGAIFPLAFAVVDEENDDNWIWFLSELHNLLETHTENMPRLTILSDRQKGIVDGVDLNFPTAFHGFCMRHLTDSFRKEFSNTMLVNHFWEAAQALTPFEFEAKMMEIEALSQEAAYWIRNIPPRLWATSSFEGSRYGQLTANIVESLNNWIPETSGLSIIQIMECIRRQLMTWFNERREMSMQWTTTLVPSAERRLLDAVEHAQSYQVVRSDEAEFNVISPHEGAVIVDIRNRCCMCRGWQLYSLPCVHGVAALHSCRQNVSRFAENYFTVATYRKTYSQTIHPIPDKSLWKELSEGVQNGGDRIEIVINPPKSLRPPGRPRKKRVRAEDRGRVKRVVHCSRCNQTGHFRTTCAAPI, via the coding sequence ATGGCCAACCATGATTTGATTCTTGGACCCAGTCCGGATTTGGCCTTGGGCAATGGCCATAGACTGGTTCTCGGCCAGAGCCACGGGTTGGGCGTGGGGCACGGCCATGGTCTGGGTCTTGGGCATAGCCCCGACCACGAGCTCGGCCATGGCCACGCCCATAATCTTGGACTTGGGCATCACCATGACAGTAGGCTATTTCTTGGCTACCATCATCCCCATGATGAGGATCATGGCCATGGCCACAGCAGTGATCTTGTTCTGGGAAAGAACCATGACCCTGATCCAGGAAACCTTGCCGCACAGAACCATGAACTGGAACTGTCGGATGACCATGAAATGGCCCTTGTTGCAACCCATGGTGGTCTCGATGGTAACCAAGGATTTGAGCAGCTGGCCATCGATCAGAGCCCGGAGCTCGCGCTCCCACCCAGCCATGATATGCTGCAAGCTCCTTTGGCAGCTACTTCCATCCTTCAGACGCGGAAGCTCGTTGTTAGCCCTGAGCATCAGCTGACCGTTGGCCAGGATTTCCCTGATGTGAAGAGCTGCCGGAGGGCTCTGCGCGATGCAGCCATTGCTTGCCATTTCGAGATACAGACGGTGAAGTCCGACAAGACCCGTTTCACTGCCAGGTGTGCGAGTGAAGGGTGCCCGTGGCGTGTCCATGCTGCGAAGCTCCCTGGTGTGCCCACTTTCACAATCAGAACGATCAATGACGTGCACTCATGCAGTGGGATCACCCATCTTGGCCACCAGCAGGCCTCTGTGCAGTGGGTCGCAAACTCTGTGGAGGAGCGGCTTCGTGAGAACCCACATTATAAGCCCAAGGAAATTTTGGAAGACATCCATCGGGTGCACGGCATTACTTTGTCCTACAAGCAAGCATGGAGGGGGAAGGAAAGGATTATGGCTGCTGTTCGTGGGTCATTTGAGGAGGGCTACCGTCTCTTACCACAGTACTGTGAGCAAGTTAAAAGGACGAACCCAGGAAGTATTGCATCGGTGTATAGAAATGATATTGACAATTGCTTTAAACACCTTTTCATCTCTTATTATGCTTCAATATATGGTTTTGTCAATGCTTGCCGTCCACTGATTGGACTTGATAGGGCTGTTTTGAAGAGTAAATATCTAGGGACGTTGCTTCTTGCCACTGGGTTTGATGGTGATGGTGCCATCTTTCCTCTAGCATTTGCAGTTGTTGATGAAGAAAACGATGATAATTGGATTTGGTTCTTGTCTGAACTGCATAACCTGCTCGAGACTCATACTGAGAACATGCCAAGGCTCACAATCTTGTCTGATAGACAGAAAGGTATTGTAGATGGAGTGGATCTCAACTTTCCCACTGCGTTTCATGGATTCTGCATGCGTCACCTTACTGATAGTTTCCGCAAGGAGTTCAGCAATACCATGCTCGTCAATCACTTCTGGGAAGCTGCCCAAGCTCTTACTCCTTTTGAATTTGAAGCTAAAATGATGGAGATCGAAGCATTATCACAGGAGGCTGCATATTGGATAAGAAACATCCCTCCTCGCCTTTGGGCAACATCTTCCTTTGAGGGGTCTCGATATGGACAGCTGACAGCAAACATAGTGGAATCACTGAATAATTGGATACCTGAAACTTCTGGGCTCTCAATAATTCAGATAATGGAGTGCATCCGGCGGCAGCTGATGACTTGGTTTAATGAGAGGCGTGAGATGAGCATGCAATGGACAACGACCCTTGTGCCCTCTGCTGAGCGGCGTCTGCTAGATGCTGTAGAACATGCTCAGAGTTATCAAGTAGTGCGATCAGATGAGGCTGAGTTTAATGTCATTTCTCCTCATGAAGGAGCAGTTATTGTGGATATTCGCAATCGTTGTTGTATGTGTCGTGGATGGCAACTCTACAGTTTGCCTTGCGTACATGGTGTAGCAGCTCTCCACTCTTGCCGACAGAATGTTAGCAGGTTTGCTGAGAACTATTTCACTGTTGCAACTTATAGGAAGACCTATTCGCAGACTATACATCCAATTCCAGATAAGAGCCTGTGGAAGGAGTTGTCTGAGGGAGTTCAAAATGGAGGGGATAGAATTGAAATAGTTATAAATCCACCAAAGTCCCTTAGGCCCCCAGGGAGGCCAAGAAAGAAGAGAGTTCGGGCAGAGGACCGTGGGCGAGTGAAGCGAGTTGTGCATTGTAGCCGGTGCAATCAAACAGGACATTTTAGAACAACATGTGCAGCACCAATATAA